One Bacteroidota bacterium genomic window carries:
- a CDS encoding LacI family DNA-binding transcriptional regulator, with protein MKNSSTTIKDIARSLGISASTVSRALKNHPDISLKTKTAVKELAQQLHYEPNAIAMSLRNKSTRTIGVLIPQIVHYFFSSVISGIEDVAYKAGYTVIFCQSNEDYEKEKSVVQTLLSKRVDGVLASVSKTTNNFEHFYEIKSSNVPLVFYDRVCNIPNTDRVIVDDYTGAYKTVAHLIEMGCRRIAHLATSQELLIGRNRRNGYVQALKDNNIEVDEEIIVHCDTHQQASKAVPFLLSLPKKIDGIFAVNDLTAMMAMSIIKRSGYTIPGDIAVAGFSNSLYATLTDPPLTSIEQQGYEMGQKAASMLIERIQSDVDLETRVEQIKTELIVRGSSLKQ; from the coding sequence ATGAAAAATTCGTCAACAACCATTAAAGATATCGCCCGTAGTTTAGGTATTTCTGCCTCTACGGTTTCAAGAGCCCTGAAAAACCATCCCGATATTAGTTTGAAAACCAAAACTGCGGTAAAGGAACTGGCCCAGCAACTGCATTACGAGCCCAATGCCATTGCCATGAGCCTGCGCAACAAGAGTACCCGCACCATTGGTGTACTCATACCGCAAATTGTGCATTACTTTTTTAGTTCCGTAATCAGTGGCATAGAAGACGTGGCCTATAAAGCTGGCTATACAGTTATCTTTTGCCAATCGAACGAGGATTACGAAAAAGAAAAGTCGGTGGTACAAACCCTCCTATCTAAGAGGGTCGATGGTGTGCTGGCATCTGTTTCGAAAACCACCAACAACTTCGAACATTTTTACGAAATTAAGAGCAGCAATGTCCCACTTGTATTTTACGACCGTGTGTGCAATATACCCAATACCGACCGGGTTATTGTGGACGATTACACCGGGGCCTACAAAACCGTGGCTCACCTCATTGAAATGGGTTGCAGGCGAATTGCCCACCTGGCTACCAGTCAGGAACTGCTTATCGGGCGCAACCGACGCAATGGTTACGTACAGGCACTGAAAGATAATAACATAGAGGTAGACGAAGAAATTATTGTGCACTGCGACACCCACCAACAAGCATCCAAAGCTGTTCCTTTTTTGTTATCTCTTCCCAAAAAAATCGACGGCATTTTTGCTGTCAATGACCTTACTGCCATGATGGCCATGAGCATCATCAAGCGCTCGGGTTATACCATTCCAGGTGATATTGCTGTGGCCGGTTTCTCCAACAGCCTGTACGCCACGCTCACCGACCCTCCGCTTACCAGTATCGAACAACAAGGCTACGAGATGGGGCAGAAAGCTGCTTCGATGCTTATCGAACGCATACAAAGCGATGTGGATTTGGAAACCCGTGTGGAACAGATAAAAACAGAGCTGATTGTGCGGGGGTCCAGTTTGAAGCAATAG
- a CDS encoding nucleotidyltransferase domain-containing protein, with amino-acid sequence MDKREAIDKVIAYRLLLKDHFHFENIYLFGSYAKGTNREDSDIDVAVIVDHVEGDYFSVNPLLWKLRRQIDDRIEPVLIERDFDEADFLGEIQKYGIKIA; translated from the coding sequence ATGGATAAAAGAGAGGCTATAGATAAAGTCATTGCTTATAGGCTTTTGTTGAAAGATCATTTTCATTTTGAAAACATATATCTCTTTGGTTCCTATGCAAAAGGCACTAACAGAGAAGATAGTGATATTGATGTTGCCGTAATTGTAGATCACGTTGAGGGTGATTATTTTTCCGTAAATCCACTATTATGGAAATTGAGAAGGCAGATTGACGACAGAATTGAACCTGTCTTGATCGAAAGAGATTTTGATGAGGCTGATTTTCTTGGAGAGATTCAGAAATACGGTATCAAAATAGCCTAA
- a CDS encoding type II toxin-antitoxin system RelE/ParE family toxin — MVKIVWTEIATNDLKEIFDYIAQDSIRYASITTFKIYHHAQEIRINPFIGRIVPEFNEIKIRELIEGNYRIIYAIKNELQVDVLRIYHSARSLKRKSIQ; from the coding sequence ATGGTCAAAATAGTTTGGACTGAAATCGCAACAAATGATTTAAAAGAGATATTTGATTATATCGCACAAGATTCCATAAGATACGCTTCAATTACCACTTTTAAGATTTATCATCACGCGCAGGAAATTAGAATAAATCCATTTATTGGAAGAATAGTTCCTGAGTTTAACGAAATAAAAATTAGAGAATTAATTGAGGGGAACTATAGAATAATCTATGCGATTAAAAATGAATTGCAAGTTGACGTTTTAAGGATATATCACTCAGCCAGGTCATTAAAAAGAAAATCCATTCAATAA
- a CDS encoding PorP/SprF family type IX secretion system membrane protein, with protein sequence MSRWLLISVLLFLSVICLGQDAHFSMFYSNPLYLAPSFAGSTGKNRVAASYRNQWPEAKQGYVSYSFAFDHHFEKLNSGVGILLFNDVAGTGNLSTTNIGVLYSYDFKATPWIHIRPGMHLMYTQRGIDFLRLTWRDQMSAVGNAPSTAEPPAYDNVGDIDFSASLMSYGDKFWAGLSFDHLLMPNQSLYYNEYQQGNLARIPIKWQVFGGTKHVVGQTLLRPTPTVMQLAFLYKKQADFSQLDLGFYYHYDPLVLGLWYRGIPLVSQNHKNDAVILLAGIKTNSFNIGYSYDFTVSKLITSSGGSHEVSISYTFSKPDKKRRPKKMVPCPEF encoded by the coding sequence ATGAGTCGTTGGCTTCTCATATCAGTTTTGTTGTTCCTCTCAGTCATATGCCTGGGCCAAGACGCTCATTTTAGCATGTTTTACTCCAACCCGCTTTACTTGGCTCCATCCTTTGCTGGCAGCACCGGTAAAAACAGGGTGGCAGCGAGCTACAGAAACCAGTGGCCGGAGGCCAAGCAAGGCTATGTGAGCTATTCCTTTGCTTTCGATCATCATTTCGAAAAGCTTAACAGCGGGGTAGGGATATTGTTGTTTAACGACGTGGCAGGCACAGGAAACCTGAGCACCACCAACATTGGCGTATTGTACAGTTACGATTTTAAAGCCACTCCCTGGATACACATCCGGCCCGGTATGCATTTGATGTACACACAACGAGGGATTGATTTTCTGCGTCTTACCTGGCGCGATCAGATGTCGGCTGTGGGCAATGCTCCTTCTACCGCCGAACCTCCTGCCTATGACAATGTGGGGGACATCGATTTTTCTGCTTCGCTCATGAGCTATGGCGACAAATTTTGGGCTGGTTTGAGTTTCGACCACTTGCTGATGCCCAACCAAAGCCTTTATTATAATGAATACCAGCAGGGCAATCTGGCACGAATACCCATCAAGTGGCAGGTATTTGGCGGCACGAAGCATGTGGTGGGACAAACCCTGCTCCGGCCCACACCCACGGTAATGCAGTTAGCCTTTTTGTATAAAAAGCAGGCCGATTTCAGTCAGCTCGACCTGGGATTTTATTACCATTACGATCCACTGGTATTAGGTCTCTGGTATCGGGGGATTCCCCTTGTGAGCCAAAACCATAAGAACGATGCAGTTATTCTGCTGGCCGGCATCAAAACCAATTCGTTCAACATTGGCTACAGTTACGATTTTACCGTATCGAAACTCATCACTTCCAGTGGTGGCAGCCATGAGGTGAGCATTTCCTACACATTCAGCAAACCGGACAAAAAACGCCGTCCGAAAAAAATGGTGCCCTGCCCGGAGTTTTAG
- a CDS encoding PKD domain-containing protein, with the protein MKTTKLLTSFSLLLLGVVPIKAQCDLITVNGSTQIPSGVCAPVNFAMEAHYEFLFPVDPALVQILYRWNDVANTETLVPGNWNAANDSIWAVASHVYLPDIECSKTAEAILVYDGVPCISSGYQSQIFATWGTDEENSGVLQIEPVVHYICEGVDVVDFTFEDNSTFNCNISIEQDRPNRLDRWVQFHYNTYTQAGDRIPNVTVRDNGGVVHTMTDAAGNFSGSLDGPIVRIPYPADGPNQTSYPISAPAGGVAGDIFEITLRNWNVCNPYDNTPNNGIPPADPVNGDNPPILTTARIEIIAPTPVTVPALFEFCTGDVPVLTANAGAAEIRWYRDATLDTLLFIGPNYYPSAAPFYLDYDVPGTYSFYVTTFQGFCESAPTRVDLNIYQSPNPAFAGNDQTICADTVTLRANGSAVGTTVWTTTGGATILSPSDSVTAVANLDFGANLFAWTISNGPCATSDYVTIFSDRQPDSAQAGPDQQLCDINALPLSATPPNFMGSGIWNVVLGNGFFADSSLPGTTISGLAHTTNILVWRVSSRYGVCPITYDSVQLTADFSAGVALAGPDRLFCEISATPLTGNVPVNNGIGYWRMISGSGIIADTSSATTFINGFGYGTNSVSWNLASKLGICPRSTDTLLIVRDQTPGPAIAGPDKAFCFVTQDSLLGNTPLLGSGSWNVLINPSGIPPAFSPNNITPHTLFSVSPGNEGFYQLEWRLQNGSCMTRDTVNIDFGVPVPQALAGNDTVACGYDYQLHGNNIVQGLGTWSVLIGPGAVTFTADNHQHDAMATFIPGFEGLYQFEWRLSSGSCPPTADTVNIEITLAPLAPVLGTLQSCGPDSFAISIPSGNPRNKVFWYANLTDSIAFFSGNPYSTGMVSNSVTYYIKLRDTISTCESQRVPQPIIIDLVPDAPLLTGDTLCEPGLATFSAIPVTPANRVLWYDNMSGSALDTANFLVVNPLAASRYYYARGLNTLTGCISEADSVLGVVHPVIPAPVVTPDSACGSAVFVLGAGKTFAGNSLFWYNSDTNLVAIGDSMTTTLITTSTDFFVAEYNPLTQCLSDLSRMPIVIHPVPMLPIINDTSSCGPSQFVLKAKGNPVPGTFRWYDDPLAGNLLAEDDSLITPYLISNRTYWVSGINTFTGCEGPREQVDVAIFPNPAIIDILGPTLVLKDQSNVVFFVINGQPGSSYTWDIPAGIVVESNMNDFVRLAFPQTGSFVLSAFETTINGCVGMPVYHSITVIEDSIAVDIGDVDQIACTAEMFEIKPWLFGGTPPYIYNWTGDTQYLSSVNTLFTQFDPPGTGQFRLYLEVIDVNLKVARDSVVITVHESPVTSIINTDFLTCVGDQYQILTQSSGTEPFTHLWTGPIHRLDNYAIAQPVYVPYRADTTTFYYLLSDAMGCRAYDSIQIVSDEAIAAFNVLTPPGCSPLAVQFENTSLNALNYLWNFSGEGSSTAINPTFTFVNTTPEINYLEVSLRATSPLGCTDEAKNYVMVWPNPSADLTALPETSCNPARSMLVSTPGNRYYHWSFGDGGTDTTTSDFNVFHTWYNSSFNDRQYLARVITESPLGCFDTAQVQITVFATPEASFTVTPEENTFPDNSFELNNTTAGNWTYHWDFDNGTSSDLQQPGEIVYSEQGYYSIRLTVSGNSCRDSVTHNVRLMPAPPVAEFKGADDGCMPHTVTLINNSQYAHSYYWEFGDGSVSTAKDPTYTYYEPGIYKIRLRVAGPGGVSEFSDTTRVFILPHSFFDLAPRYVYVNDEPVHYFNLSDHADIIEWDFGDGNKSTEQSPKHIYMQEGVYNVTLKVWTVNGCFDLYVMENAVLVEPSGIIEFPNAFRPNSNIEENRVFKPGVIDHVANYHLMIFNRWGELIFESFDQETGWDGSYAGKIAKQDVYVWKVIGSYSDGKGFEKTGNVTLLY; encoded by the coding sequence GTGAAAACCACAAAACTACTAACTTCTTTTTCACTCCTGTTGCTTGGAGTAGTTCCGATCAAAGCGCAATGCGACCTGATTACCGTCAATGGTAGCACTCAGATACCAAGCGGCGTATGCGCTCCTGTCAATTTCGCAATGGAGGCACATTACGAGTTTCTGTTTCCGGTTGATCCGGCCCTGGTTCAGATTCTTTACCGCTGGAACGATGTAGCCAACACCGAAACCCTTGTGCCAGGCAATTGGAATGCTGCTAACGACTCCATTTGGGCAGTTGCCAGTCATGTATACCTTCCCGACATAGAATGTTCGAAAACTGCAGAAGCCATTCTGGTATACGATGGTGTACCTTGTATCAGCAGTGGTTATCAGAGCCAGATTTTTGCCACCTGGGGTACCGACGAAGAAAACAGTGGTGTGTTGCAAATTGAGCCGGTGGTGCATTATATATGCGAAGGGGTGGATGTGGTGGATTTCACTTTCGAAGATAATTCAACTTTTAATTGCAACATAAGCATTGAACAGGATAGACCCAACCGGCTCGATCGTTGGGTTCAGTTTCACTATAACACCTATACTCAGGCAGGCGATCGCATACCCAATGTCACTGTGCGCGATAACGGCGGGGTAGTGCATACGATGACCGATGCAGCCGGCAACTTTTCGGGCAGCCTCGATGGCCCCATTGTACGGATACCCTATCCTGCCGATGGCCCGAATCAAACTTCGTATCCGATCAGTGCACCGGCTGGCGGTGTGGCAGGTGATATTTTTGAAATTACCCTGCGGAACTGGAATGTATGCAATCCTTACGACAATACCCCTAACAATGGCATTCCACCTGCCGACCCGGTTAATGGCGATAACCCACCCATTCTAACCACCGCACGCATCGAAATCATAGCTCCCACTCCAGTTACTGTGCCTGCTTTGTTTGAATTTTGTACCGGCGATGTACCTGTGCTTACCGCCAATGCAGGGGCTGCCGAGATACGCTGGTACCGGGATGCCACTCTGGATACACTTTTATTTATAGGTCCAAATTATTACCCCAGTGCAGCTCCCTTTTACCTCGACTACGACGTGCCGGGGACTTATTCGTTTTATGTCACCACCTTTCAAGGCTTTTGCGAGAGTGCACCTACACGGGTCGATTTAAATATCTATCAATCACCCAACCCTGCTTTTGCAGGAAACGACCAGACCATCTGTGCCGATACAGTAACATTAAGAGCCAACGGCAGTGCAGTAGGAACAACTGTATGGACCACAACTGGCGGGGCTACTATCCTTTCGCCTTCCGATTCGGTAACAGCTGTCGCCAACCTCGACTTCGGTGCCAACCTCTTTGCATGGACCATCAGCAATGGGCCCTGTGCTACCAGCGATTATGTAACAATATTCAGTGACCGCCAACCCGATTCTGCCCAGGCAGGTCCCGATCAGCAGCTATGTGATATAAATGCATTGCCACTTTCTGCTACTCCACCAAACTTTATGGGCAGTGGAATTTGGAATGTGGTTTTGGGCAATGGCTTCTTTGCCGATAGCTCATTACCCGGCACAACTATTTCTGGGCTTGCCCATACCACCAACATTTTGGTGTGGAGGGTCTCGAGCCGCTATGGTGTTTGCCCAATAACGTACGATTCGGTGCAGCTTACAGCCGATTTTTCTGCTGGAGTCGCCTTAGCCGGACCAGATCGATTGTTCTGCGAAATATCCGCTACACCGCTGACCGGGAATGTCCCTGTCAATAATGGTATTGGATATTGGCGTATGATCTCAGGTTCGGGTATTATTGCCGATACTTCTAGTGCTACTACTTTTATTAATGGATTTGGATATGGCACTAACAGTGTTAGCTGGAACCTGGCGAGCAAGCTGGGTATTTGCCCGCGAAGCACCGACACCCTGCTGATTGTGCGTGACCAGACTCCCGGACCTGCCATTGCCGGACCGGACAAAGCCTTTTGTTTCGTTACCCAGGATAGTTTACTAGGAAATACCCCCTTATTGGGCAGCGGTAGCTGGAATGTATTGATTAACCCGTCAGGCATTCCGCCTGCTTTTTCGCCCAATAACATCACACCCCATACACTTTTCTCGGTATCGCCGGGCAACGAAGGTTTTTATCAGCTCGAGTGGCGCCTGCAGAATGGTTCCTGTATGACCCGCGACACAGTGAACATCGATTTTGGTGTACCGGTACCACAGGCATTGGCCGGGAACGATACAGTAGCCTGCGGATACGATTATCAGCTTCATGGAAACAACATTGTACAGGGTTTGGGAACCTGGTCGGTACTGATTGGACCGGGAGCTGTTACCTTTACTGCCGACAACCACCAGCACGATGCGATGGCCACTTTTATTCCGGGTTTCGAAGGACTGTATCAATTCGAGTGGAGGCTATCCAGTGGTTCCTGTCCGCCTACGGCCGATACCGTAAACATCGAAATAACCCTTGCCCCGCTGGCTCCTGTATTGGGCACTTTACAATCTTGTGGTCCCGATAGTTTTGCTATCAGCATTCCTTCCGGAAATCCTCGAAACAAAGTATTCTGGTATGCCAACCTCACCGATTCGATAGCTTTCTTTTCGGGCAATCCTTATTCAACAGGAATGGTAAGCAACTCTGTGACCTATTATATAAAACTGCGCGATACTATTTCTACCTGCGAAAGCCAGCGTGTACCTCAACCGATAATCATTGACCTGGTTCCCGATGCTCCCCTACTTACAGGCGATACCTTGTGCGAACCCGGTTTAGCCACATTTTCTGCCATTCCTGTAACACCTGCCAACAGGGTTCTTTGGTACGATAATATGTCAGGTAGTGCATTGGATACTGCAAATTTTCTGGTGGTGAACCCACTCGCTGCCAGCAGGTATTATTACGCCAGGGGGCTGAATACCCTTACCGGATGCATCAGTGAGGCCGACTCGGTGCTGGGTGTCGTGCACCCGGTTATTCCGGCTCCTGTGGTGACACCAGATTCTGCCTGTGGTAGTGCTGTTTTTGTTCTTGGCGCCGGTAAGACCTTTGCAGGGAACAGTTTGTTTTGGTATAATTCCGATACCAACCTGGTAGCCATTGGCGATTCGATGACCACCACACTGATTACAACCAGCACTGATTTTTTTGTTGCCGAATACAATCCGCTTACCCAATGTCTAAGCGATTTATCCAGGATGCCCATTGTTATACATCCTGTCCCAATGCTCCCAATCATTAATGATACTTCAAGTTGCGGGCCCTCCCAGTTTGTTTTGAAAGCTAAAGGAAATCCGGTACCCGGAACCTTCCGCTGGTACGACGATCCATTGGCAGGCAACCTGCTGGCAGAGGATGACAGCCTCATAACGCCTTATCTGATTTCGAACCGCACTTATTGGGTGTCTGGCATCAATACCTTTACCGGTTGCGAAGGCCCTCGCGAACAAGTGGATGTTGCCATTTTCCCTAACCCGGCTATCATCGATATACTGGGGCCTACCTTGGTACTTAAAGACCAATCGAATGTGGTGTTTTTTGTCATCAACGGACAACCGGGTTCGAGCTATACATGGGATATTCCGGCCGGTATTGTGGTAGAATCGAACATGAATGATTTCGTCAGGTTGGCTTTTCCGCAAACCGGAAGTTTTGTGCTTTCTGCCTTTGAAACAACCATCAATGGCTGTGTGGGTATGCCGGTTTATCATAGTATTACGGTAATTGAAGATTCCATTGCGGTAGATATTGGCGATGTGGACCAAATTGCCTGTACCGCTGAGATGTTTGAAATAAAACCCTGGTTGTTTGGAGGCACACCACCTTATATCTACAACTGGACTGGCGACACACAGTACCTCTCTTCAGTAAACACCTTATTTACTCAGTTCGATCCTCCGGGAACAGGTCAGTTCAGGCTTTACCTCGAAGTGATTGATGTGAACCTGAAAGTGGCCCGCGATTCGGTTGTGATTACCGTGCATGAGTCGCCGGTAACCTCCATTATCAATACCGATTTTCTTACTTGTGTGGGCGATCAATACCAGATACTCACGCAATCGTCGGGCACAGAACCTTTCACACACCTGTGGACAGGGCCTATTCACCGGCTCGACAATTATGCCATTGCCCAGCCAGTGTACGTTCCTTACCGCGCCGATACCACCACTTTCTATTATTTACTTAGCGATGCCATGGGTTGCAGAGCTTATGACAGCATACAGATTGTCTCCGACGAAGCTATTGCGGCTTTTAATGTATTAACTCCTCCTGGCTGCAGTCCGCTAGCTGTGCAGTTCGAAAACACCTCGTTGAATGCCTTAAATTACCTTTGGAACTTTAGTGGCGAAGGTAGTTCTACAGCCATCAATCCAACCTTCACCTTTGTAAACACCACACCCGAGATTAATTACCTCGAAGTGAGTCTCCGGGCTACCAGTCCGCTAGGGTGCACCGATGAGGCAAAAAACTATGTAATGGTTTGGCCCAACCCAAGTGCCGACCTTACTGCCCTGCCGGAGACCAGTTGTAACCCGGCCCGCAGCATGTTGGTGTCGACACCGGGCAACCGCTATTATCATTGGAGTTTTGGCGATGGGGGCACAGATACCACCACTTCCGATTTCAATGTATTTCATACCTGGTACAATTCCTCCTTTAACGACAGGCAATATCTGGCCAGGGTAATTACCGAATCGCCATTAGGATGTTTTGATACAGCTCAGGTTCAGATTACTGTTTTTGCAACCCCAGAGGCCAGTTTTACAGTGACTCCGGAAGAAAACACCTTTCCAGACAATAGTTTCGAATTGAATAATACCACAGCCGGAAATTGGACCTACCACTGGGATTTTGATAACGGCACCAGCTCTGACCTGCAGCAACCCGGAGAGATCGTGTATTCAGAGCAGGGCTATTATAGCATCCGACTTACCGTATCTGGCAATAGTTGTCGCGATAGTGTAACGCACAATGTACGCCTGATGCCGGCTCCACCAGTGGCCGAATTCAAAGGTGCCGACGATGGCTGCATGCCGCATACGGTGACCCTCATCAACAATTCTCAATATGCCCATTCTTACTATTGGGAGTTTGGAGATGGAAGTGTTTCTACTGCCAAGGACCCGACATATACCTATTACGAACCGGGCATTTATAAAATAAGGCTTAGGGTAGCTGGTCCGGGAGGTGTGTCGGAGTTCAGCGATACTACACGTGTATTTATTCTTCCCCATTCCTTTTTCGACCTGGCGCCACGCTATGTGTATGTAAACGATGAGCCGGTGCATTATTTCAACCTTTCCGACCATGCCGATATCATTGAATGGGATTTTGGCGACGGAAACAAATCGACCGAACAGAGCCCAAAACATATTTACATGCAAGAGGGTGTTTACAATGTCACCTTAAAAGTATGGACCGTAAATGGATGTTTCGACCTGTATGTTATGGAAAATGCCGTGTTGGTAGAACCCTCAGGTATTATTGAATTTCCGAACGCTTTCCGCCCAAATTCGAACATCGAAGAGAACAGGGTATTTAAACCCGGAGTCATAGACCATGTAGCCAATTATCACCTGATGATTTTTAACCGCTGGGGAGAGCTCATTTTCGAGAGTTTCGACCAGGAGACAGGCTGGGATGGTTCTTATGCCGGGAAAATAGCCAAGCAGGATGTGTATGTCTGGAAGGTGATTGGATCCTATTCCGATGGAAAAGGATTTGAGAAAACCGGGAATGTTACCCTCCTATATTAA
- a CDS encoding 30S ribosomal protein S16 gives MPAKIRLARHGRKARPIYHIVVADSRAPRDGKFIERLGTYNPNTHPATIDLEFDKALDWLQKGAQPTDTVKSLLSRKGVMMKKHLLDGARKGAFSVEEAETRFETWMKDKESKLLKVVEMASKDKDAAAKAALQREAKVNEERLAEIAKRKADALAASKPAAEEAESEVEEAPVAEAIVEETPVDEAPAAEAENKEE, from the coding sequence ATGCCCGCAAAAATTCGTTTAGCACGACACGGCCGTAAAGCACGGCCAATCTACCACATTGTGGTAGCAGATAGCAGGGCGCCACGAGATGGTAAATTCATCGAGAGATTAGGTACTTACAATCCTAATACTCATCCTGCTACAATTGATCTGGAGTTTGATAAAGCTCTCGATTGGTTGCAAAAGGGCGCTCAACCTACCGACACAGTAAAGTCTTTGCTGTCCAGAAAAGGTGTGATGATGAAAAAACACCTGCTCGACGGAGCCAGAAAAGGTGCTTTCTCAGTAGAAGAAGCTGAAACACGCTTCGAAACCTGGATGAAAGACAAAGAAAGCAAACTGCTTAAGGTAGTTGAAATGGCATCGAAAGACAAAGATGCAGCTGCAAAAGCTGCACTGCAACGCGAAGCCAAAGTAAACGAAGAAAGACTTGCAGAAATCGCCAAAAGAAAGGCTGATGCTTTAGCTGCGAGTAAACCTGCTGCCGAGGAAGCAGAATCCGAAGTGGAAGAAGCTCCTGTGGCAGAAGCAATTGTTGAGGAAACCCCAGTTGATGAGGCTCCTGCAGCAGAAGCTGAGAACAAGGAAGAATAG